The proteins below are encoded in one region of Zootoca vivipara chromosome 10, rZooViv1.1, whole genome shotgun sequence:
- the LOC118091544 gene encoding alpha-2,8-sialyltransferase 8F-like gives MALGPLCSLLFLGVALLLLHRAREWAHVQEQKECQELVWLLESKNLFFGNFQYRKTSRDEKRTRAVKKWNTWIEDRKILEHMLLTEECPWDPDAAAVAQYRVELEQCCNASSLLILTKENTPLGSNIVFGKDGRKVAVTPELVDLLPERSTFSEVEYKHCAVVGNGGILQRSRCGKEIDQADFVIRFSLPPPTNSSEDVGSKTSLVALNLSSLDIKSRGSQRKRLADTLRPYRDALLLLLLAPSVTPTLQSRPRNPPLHPLEDSDVLQRASFLNPQYLAALGSYWTREGFQPECLSPNFAFVSLALELCQRITLYGFWPFAHSLSGQPIPRHSQVRVRPSEFSCYLKMYLQGILRLRLGKCH, from the exons ATGGCGCTGGGACCACTCTGTTCGTTGCTTTTCCTGGGGGTGGCCCTCTTGCTCCTGCATAGAGCAAG AGAATGGGCTCACGTACAAGAGCAGAAGGAATGCCAGGAACTGGTTTGGTTGCTTGAATCTAAGAACCTCTTCTTCGGAAA CTTCCAGTACCGCAAGACGTCCAGGGATGAGAAGAGGACCCGTGCCGTCAAGAAGTGGAATACCTGGATCGAGGACAGGAAGATCCTGGAGCACATGCTGCTCACGGAGGAATGCCCTTGGGACCCGGATGCGGCAGCTGTGGCCCAGTACAG GGTAGAACTGGAGCAATGTTGCAACGCTTCCTCCTTGCTCATCCTGACCAAGGAAAACACCCCTCTGGGATCAAACATCGTCTTTGGGAAGGATGGACGAAAAGTGGCCGTGACACCTGAGCTGGTGGACCTGCTCCCTGAG AGATCCACCTTCTCGGAAGTTGAGTACAAGCATTGCGCCGTGGTGGGCAATGGTGGGATCCTGCAGAGGAGCCGCTGCGGGAAAGAGATCGACCAGGCAGACTTCGTAATCAG GTTCAGTTTGCCTCCCCCCACGAATTCCTCGGAAGATGTGGGGTCCAAGACGAGTCTCGTGGCCTTGAACCTCAGCAGCCTGGACATTAA GTCCCGGGGCTCCCAGCGGAAGCGTCTTGCAGATACCCTGCGCCCCTACCGGgacgccctcctcctcctcctcctcgccccctccgtcacccccaccctccaaagcCGCCCCAGGAACCCCCCTCTGCACCCACTGGAGGACTCGGACGTGCTGCAGCGGGCCTCCTTCTTGAACCCCCAGTACCTGGCTGCCCTGGGGAGCTACTGGACCCGCGAGGGCTTCCAGCCCGAGTGCCTCTCGCCCAACTTCGCCTTTGTCAGCCTGGCTCTGGAGCTCTGCCAGCGCATCACTCTCTACGGCTTCTGGCCCTTCGCGCACAGCCTGAGTGGCCAGCCCATCCCGCGCCACTCCCAGGTGCGCGTCAGGCCCAGCGAGTTCTCTTGCTACCTGAAGATGTACCTGCAGGGCATCCTGAGGCTGCGGCTGGGCAAGTGCCATTGA